The following are encoded together in the Streptomyces sp. NBC_00341 genome:
- the lysS gene encoding lysine--tRNA ligase, giving the protein MPTVAQSQSSTETDWVSRFADEVIAESERRAPGKPVVVASGLSPSGPIHLGNLREVMTPHLVADEIRRRGYTVRHLISWDDYDRYRKVPNGVPGIDESWAEHIGKPLTSVPAPAGSAHPNWAEHFKAAMLASLDELGVEYDGISQTEQYLAGTYREQILHAMRHRADIDAVLDRYRTKKDGAAGAKGRKPQQKKADEAELEAEAGSGAASEDDGSGGSAGYFPYKPYCGNCEKDLTTVTSYDDESTELNYTCSACGFAETVRLKEFNRGKLVWKVDWPMRWAFEGVIFEPSGVDHSSPGSSFVVGGQIVREIFDGVQPIGPMYAFVGISGMAKMSSSKGGVPTPADALKIMEAPLLRWLYARRRPNQSFKIAFDQEIQRLYDEWDSLERKVADGSVLPADAAAHARAIGTAAGELPRTPRPLPYRTLASVADITAGAEDQTLRILSELDPSSPLTSLDEVRPRLDRAENWITTQVPAEARTIVRDQPDKELLGSLDDEGRESLRLLLDGLDSHWSLDGLTTLVYGVPKTLAGLEPDAKPTPELKVAQRSFFALLYRLLVSRDTGPRLPTLLLAVGADRVRGLLGG; this is encoded by the coding sequence GTGCCGACCGTGGCTCAGAGTCAGAGCAGCACCGAGACCGACTGGGTCTCCCGCTTCGCGGACGAGGTCATCGCCGAATCGGAGCGTCGTGCGCCTGGCAAACCGGTCGTCGTCGCCTCCGGCCTCTCCCCGTCGGGCCCGATCCACCTGGGCAACCTCCGCGAGGTCATGACCCCGCACCTGGTCGCCGACGAGATCCGCCGCCGCGGGTACACCGTCCGGCACCTGATCTCCTGGGACGACTACGACCGGTACCGCAAGGTGCCGAACGGTGTCCCGGGGATCGACGAGTCGTGGGCGGAGCACATCGGCAAGCCGCTGACCTCGGTGCCCGCCCCGGCCGGTTCCGCTCATCCGAACTGGGCCGAGCACTTCAAGGCCGCCATGCTGGCGTCGCTGGACGAGCTGGGCGTCGAGTACGACGGAATCAGCCAGACGGAGCAGTACCTGGCGGGGACGTACCGCGAGCAGATCCTGCACGCGATGCGGCACCGCGCCGACATCGACGCCGTCCTGGACCGCTACCGGACCAAGAAGGACGGGGCGGCGGGAGCCAAGGGCAGGAAGCCGCAGCAGAAGAAGGCCGACGAGGCCGAGCTGGAGGCCGAGGCGGGCTCCGGCGCCGCGAGCGAGGACGACGGCAGCGGCGGCTCGGCCGGCTACTTCCCGTACAAGCCCTACTGCGGCAACTGCGAGAAGGACCTGACCACGGTCACGTCGTACGACGACGAGAGCACCGAGCTGAACTACACCTGCTCGGCCTGCGGCTTCGCGGAGACGGTCCGGCTGAAGGAGTTCAACCGGGGCAAGCTGGTCTGGAAGGTCGACTGGCCGATGCGCTGGGCGTTCGAGGGCGTGATCTTCGAGCCGAGCGGCGTCGACCACTCCTCGCCCGGCTCCTCGTTCGTCGTCGGCGGGCAGATCGTCCGCGAGATCTTCGACGGGGTGCAGCCGATCGGGCCGATGTACGCGTTCGTCGGGATCTCCGGCATGGCGAAGATGTCCTCCTCCAAGGGCGGTGTGCCGACCCCGGCCGACGCGCTGAAGATCATGGAGGCGCCGCTGCTGCGCTGGCTGTACGCGCGCCGCAGGCCCAACCAGTCCTTCAAGATCGCCTTCGACCAGGAGATCCAGCGGCTCTACGACGAGTGGGACTCGCTGGAGCGCAAGGTCGCCGACGGCTCCGTGCTGCCGGCCGACGCCGCGGCGCACGCCCGCGCGATCGGGACGGCCGCCGGTGAGCTGCCGCGCACCCCGCGCCCGCTGCCGTACCGCACCCTCGCCTCGGTCGCGGACATCACCGCCGGGGCCGAGGACCAGACGCTGCGCATCCTCAGCGAGCTGGACCCCTCGTCCCCGCTGACCTCGCTGGACGAGGTCAGGCCCCGGCTGGACCGGGCCGAGAACTGGATCACCACCCAGGTCCCGGCCGAGGCCCGCACCATCGTCCGGGACCAGCCGGACAAGGAGCTGCTCGGCTCGCTCGACGACGAGGGCCGCGAGTCGCTGCGGCTGCTGCTGGACGGGCTCGACTCGCACTGGTCGCTGGACGGGCTGACCACGCTCGTCTACGGAGTGCCGAAGACGCTGGCCGGCCTTGAGCCCGACGCCAAGCCGACGCCCGAGCTGAAGGTCGCGCAGCGGTCGTTCTTCGCGCTGCTGTACCGGCTGCTCGTCAGCCGGGACACCGGGCCGCGGCTGCCCACGCTGCTGCTCGCGGTCGGGGCGGACCGGGTGCGCGGGCTGCTCGGCGGCTGA
- the argS gene encoding arginine--tRNA ligase — translation MASVNSLASTLQQQLADALTAALPDAGTADPLLRRSDRADFQANGILALAKKLKGNPRELAAQVTAALPASELIKDIEVSGPGFLNITLSDKAITETLAARAADGEDRLGVPYNSAAGTTVIDYAQPNVAKEMHVGHLRSAVIGDAMVQILEFTGESVVRRHHIGDWGTQFGMLIQYLIEHPHELDHKDDEAGRADGEAAMSSLNRLYKASRALFDSDEEFKARSRDRVVALQAGEPETLAMWQRFVDESKIYFYSVFDKLDMEISDPDIVGESGYNDMLEETCRILEETGVAVRSEGALCVFFDDVLGPDGNQVPLIVKKTNGGYGYAATDLSAIRDRVRNLKADSLLYVVDVRQSLHFKMVFETARRAGWLSNGVKAHQLAFGTVLGKDGKPFKTREGVTVKLEDLLDEAVERATAVVREKAEKVGLSEEEIVENGRYVGIGAVKYADLSTSAVRDYKFDLDQMVALHGDTSVYIQYAYARVRSILRNAGEAKPVAHPELELAPAERALGLHLDQFGEVLSEVAASYEPHKLAAYLYQLASLYTTFYDQCHVLSEDNPAEVVENRLFLCDITARTLHRGMALLGIRTPERL, via the coding sequence ATGGCCTCGGTCAATTCCCTCGCTTCCACGCTCCAGCAGCAGCTGGCGGACGCCCTGACGGCAGCCCTGCCGGATGCCGGTACCGCGGACCCGCTGCTGCGCCGAAGCGACCGGGCCGACTTCCAGGCCAACGGCATCCTGGCGCTCGCCAAGAAGCTCAAGGGCAACCCGCGCGAGCTGGCCGCCCAGGTCACGGCCGCCCTCCCGGCGAGCGAGCTGATCAAGGACATCGAGGTCTCGGGCCCCGGCTTCCTGAACATCACGCTCTCGGACAAGGCGATCACCGAGACGCTCGCCGCCCGTGCCGCGGACGGCGAGGACCGGCTCGGCGTCCCGTACAACAGCGCCGCGGGCACCACCGTCATCGACTACGCCCAGCCGAACGTCGCCAAGGAGATGCACGTCGGTCACCTGCGGTCCGCCGTGATCGGTGACGCGATGGTCCAGATCCTGGAGTTCACCGGCGAGTCCGTCGTCCGGCGCCACCACATCGGTGACTGGGGCACCCAGTTCGGCATGCTCATCCAGTACCTGATCGAGCACCCGCACGAGCTGGACCACAAGGACGACGAAGCGGGCAGGGCCGACGGCGAAGCCGCCATGTCGTCGCTGAACCGGCTCTACAAGGCCTCCCGGGCGCTCTTCGACTCCGACGAGGAGTTCAAGGCGCGCTCGCGGGACCGGGTGGTCGCGCTCCAGGCCGGTGAGCCGGAGACGCTCGCCATGTGGCAGCGGTTCGTCGACGAGTCGAAGATCTACTTCTACTCCGTCTTCGACAAGCTCGACATGGAGATCAGCGACCCCGACATCGTCGGTGAGTCCGGCTACAACGACATGCTGGAGGAGACCTGCCGGATCCTGGAGGAGACGGGCGTCGCCGTCCGCTCCGAGGGTGCGCTCTGCGTCTTCTTCGACGACGTGCTGGGCCCGGACGGCAACCAGGTCCCGCTGATCGTCAAGAAGACGAACGGCGGCTACGGCTACGCCGCGACCGACCTCTCCGCGATCCGCGACCGGGTGCGGAACCTCAAGGCGGACAGCCTGCTGTACGTGGTGGACGTGCGGCAGTCCCTGCACTTCAAGATGGTCTTCGAGACGGCCCGCCGGGCGGGCTGGCTGAGCAACGGCGTCAAGGCGCACCAGCTGGCGTTCGGCACCGTCCTCGGCAAGGACGGCAAGCCGTTCAAGACCCGTGAGGGCGTCACCGTCAAGCTGGAGGACCTCCTCGACGAGGCGGTCGAGCGGGCGACGGCCGTGGTCCGGGAGAAGGCCGAGAAGGTCGGCCTGTCCGAGGAGGAGATCGTCGAGAACGGCCGGTACGTCGGCATCGGCGCCGTGAAGTACGCCGACCTGTCGACCTCCGCCGTGCGGGACTACAAGTTCGACCTGGACCAGATGGTGGCGCTGCACGGCGACACGTCGGTCTACATCCAGTACGCGTACGCGCGTGTCCGGTCGATCCTGCGCAACGCCGGCGAGGCGAAGCCGGTAGCACACCCGGAGCTGGAGCTGGCCCCGGCCGAGCGGGCGCTCGGTCTGCACCTGGACCAGTTCGGTGAGGTGCTGTCCGAGGTGGCGGCAAGCTACGAGCCGCACAAGCTGGCCGCGTACCTCTACCAGCTGGCCTCGCTCTACACGACGTTCTACGACCAGTGCCACGTCCTGAGCGAGGACAACCCGGCCGAGGTCGTCGAGAACCGGCTGTTCCTGTGCGACATCACCGCCCGCACCCTGCACCGGGGCATGGCGCTGCTCGGCATCAGGACCCCCGAGCGGCTCTGA
- a CDS encoding DUF6232 family protein, protein MEPPAVPPRPMGAPPPPLVHAVDLRVGKRLLWVGPAAYPLENIARVFTFVLRPRRKEAIALFCKRVALTLAIAVGMTVLILLVDTVASIGRGESSGGPFITIVWLGTVGGLIYYLIELMTVLSAPSHFVLAVETSGPSTAMVTSRDPGQLIQLVGRIAHAIDHPEAEFTVRVESISASPHIYHFGDNVNMYGGTGNVGIANS, encoded by the coding sequence ATGGAGCCACCGGCCGTACCGCCGCGCCCCATGGGTGCGCCTCCGCCGCCCCTCGTGCACGCGGTGGATCTCAGGGTCGGCAAGCGGCTGCTGTGGGTCGGGCCGGCCGCGTACCCGCTGGAGAACATCGCCCGGGTGTTCACCTTCGTGCTGCGTCCGCGCCGCAAGGAGGCCATCGCGCTCTTCTGCAAGCGCGTGGCGCTGACGCTCGCGATCGCGGTCGGTATGACCGTGCTCATCCTGCTGGTGGACACGGTGGCTTCCATCGGGCGGGGTGAGAGCAGCGGGGGTCCGTTCATCACGATCGTCTGGCTCGGTACGGTCGGCGGGCTGATCTACTACTTGATCGAGCTGATGACGGTACTTTCCGCGCCCTCGCACTTCGTGCTGGCCGTCGAGACGTCGGGGCCGTCCACGGCGATGGTGACCAGCCGCGATCCGGGGCAGCTGATCCAGCTCGTCGGCCGGATCGCGCACGCGATCGACCATCCGGAGGCGGAGTTCACCGTGCGGGTGGAGAGCATCAGCGCGAGTCCCCACATCTACCACTTCGGGGACAACGTCAACATGTACGGCGGAACCGGGAACGTGGGGATTGCGAACTCATGA
- a CDS encoding ATP-binding protein — MTAQGIAPELPELPELSVEDARSEPAPPPLRASEARESAAAFVARLSPAPSARAVQNLVLLVSELVTNAIRYAGGVTALSFGADHRALHVRVVDPSPAHPQCRVPDLTGQSGGFGWPMVLRLSSSVTVHRHGNQGKTILATLAR, encoded by the coding sequence ATGACCGCACAAGGCATCGCGCCCGAACTCCCCGAACTCCCCGAACTCTCCGTCGAGGACGCCCGCTCGGAGCCCGCGCCCCCGCCGCTGCGGGCCTCGGAGGCCCGCGAGTCCGCCGCCGCCTTCGTCGCACGGCTGAGCCCGGCGCCGTCCGCCCGCGCCGTCCAGAACCTGGTCCTGCTCGTCTCGGAGCTGGTGACGAACGCCATCCGGTACGCCGGAGGCGTCACGGCCCTGTCGTTCGGGGCCGACCACCGCGCGCTGCACGTACGGGTCGTCGACCCCAGCCCCGCCCATCCGCAGTGCCGCGTCCCGGACCTGACCGGCCAGTCGGGCGGATTCGGCTGGCCGATGGTCCTCCGGCTGTCCAGCAGCGTCACCGTCCACCGCCACGGCAACCAGGGAAAGACCATCCTGGCGACGCTGGCCCGCTGA
- a CDS encoding phosphatidylserine/phosphatidylglycerophosphate/cardiolipin synthase family protein — MTSTMEGRPERVGPEPSGSSAVDAPEEPETELLAERALRLRRRLERLIGIAATEGNEVVPLRNGDAIFAAMLESIRGAEHTVDMVTFVYWRGDIAREFARTLADRARSGVRVRLLLDGFGSRLIEKDQLAAMEEAGVQVAWFRKPLYLSPLKQNHRCHRKVLVVDEDTAFTGGVGIAEEWCGDARDENEWRDTHVQVRGPAVDGLAAAFAQNWAECHEELFDDRDRFLRTRQCGEAVVQVVRGSASFGWQDMQTLLRVVLESAEERVRLTTAYFAPDAYFVELLCAAARRGVEVEILLPGPHTDKRVCQLAGQLHYEDLTACGVKIFQYQPTMIHTKAITVDRVASLIGSTNFNRRSLDHDEEVMLAVMDRTFTATLDGHFDQDLESSALIKGGRWKRRSVVQRLREASVVPFRRFL; from the coding sequence ATGACCAGCACCATGGAGGGCAGACCGGAGCGCGTCGGCCCCGAGCCGTCCGGTTCCTCCGCCGTCGATGCCCCTGAGGAGCCGGAGACCGAGCTCCTCGCCGAACGCGCGCTCAGGCTGCGGCGGCGGTTGGAACGGCTCATCGGGATCGCCGCGACCGAGGGGAACGAGGTGGTCCCGCTCCGCAACGGCGACGCGATCTTCGCCGCGATGCTGGAGAGCATCCGGGGCGCCGAACACACCGTGGACATGGTGACCTTCGTCTACTGGCGCGGCGACATAGCCAGGGAGTTCGCCCGGACGCTGGCGGACCGGGCCCGGTCCGGGGTCAGGGTCCGGCTGCTGCTGGACGGGTTCGGCAGCCGGCTGATCGAGAAGGACCAGCTCGCGGCGATGGAGGAGGCGGGCGTCCAGGTGGCGTGGTTCCGCAAGCCCCTCTACCTCTCACCGCTGAAGCAGAACCACCGGTGCCACCGCAAGGTCCTCGTGGTCGACGAGGACACCGCGTTCACCGGGGGCGTCGGCATAGCGGAGGAGTGGTGCGGGGACGCCCGCGACGAGAACGAGTGGCGCGACACCCACGTACAGGTGCGCGGACCGGCCGTGGACGGACTGGCGGCGGCGTTCGCGCAGAACTGGGCCGAGTGCCACGAGGAACTGTTCGACGACCGCGACCGGTTCCTGCGGACGCGGCAGTGCGGGGAGGCGGTCGTCCAGGTCGTGCGCGGTTCGGCCAGCTTCGGCTGGCAGGACATGCAGACGCTGCTCCGCGTCGTACTGGAATCCGCCGAGGAGCGGGTGCGGCTCACCACGGCCTACTTCGCGCCCGACGCGTACTTCGTGGAGCTGCTCTGTGCCGCCGCGCGGCGCGGGGTGGAGGTGGAGATCCTGCTGCCGGGGCCGCACACCGACAAGCGGGTCTGCCAGCTGGCCGGACAGCTCCACTACGAGGACCTCACCGCCTGCGGGGTGAAGATCTTCCAGTACCAGCCGACGATGATCCACACCAAGGCGATCACCGTCGACCGCGTCGCGTCGCTGATCGGCTCGACCAACTTCAACCGGCGCTCGTTGGACCACGACGAGGAAGTGATGCTCGCCGTGATGGACCGCACGTTCACCGCGACGCTCGACGGCCATTTCGATCAGGACCTGGAGTCGAGTGCCCTGATCAAGGGCGGCCGGTGGAAGCGGCGGTCGGTCGTGCAGCGGCTCCGGGAAGCGTCGGTCGTGCCGTTCCGCCGCTTCCTGTGA
- a CDS encoding DUF5955 family protein, whose product MSGDNVNMYGGSGNTGIQNNHFAPPAADSGSPELQEAVRELLRLVGELRAQLPPVSARALDENLPALTGADGAPQAPEERHRALLAVAGIAATVSTVGEPVVEAVRKVLGLLGAV is encoded by the coding sequence ATGAGTGGCGACAACGTCAACATGTACGGCGGCTCGGGCAACACGGGCATCCAGAACAACCACTTCGCCCCGCCCGCCGCCGATTCCGGCTCGCCCGAGTTGCAGGAGGCGGTACGGGAACTGCTGAGGCTGGTCGGTGAGTTGCGGGCGCAGCTCCCGCCCGTCAGCGCCCGCGCGCTCGACGAGAACCTGCCCGCCCTCACCGGTGCGGACGGCGCGCCGCAGGCACCGGAGGAGCGGCACCGCGCGCTGCTGGCGGTCGCCGGGATCGCGGCCACCGTGTCGACGGTCGGGGAGCCGGTGGTCGAGGCGGTCCGCAAGGTGCTCGGGCTCCTGGGCGCTGTCTGA